The segment AGCGTATTCCCAGGTAGCGTGCTGCTTCTCATTCTGGGTTAACGTCTTCGTTCTTGTGAAGAATAAAGTTGTGGGGGGGTGTAGGCTGTTCGCCTTGGCATTAACGGCATGAGTCCCCTCTGTGTTCTTCGGCTTCGCCTGGGCCTTAGGTGCTGAATCTTCTGTGCTCTCATCAACGGGCTTGGCTGTGCTTTTCGAATGCTGGCTCGCAGTTGCTTTCTCTTTAGCCTGAGCTTCTTCCTTGTCGGATTCGCTCTCCTGCTGCCGGGGTTCCGGAATAGACAATGCCTTGTCTGGCTCCGGCTTCCAGCCTTGAAGCTGGCTTGAATAATGAAATGCCGGTAGTTGAAACGGTTGGTTCTCATTCGGGCTTGAATGTTGAATCGGTGCTGCATTTGGCTTGACTGCCTGTATCGCTGTGTTGCTTGTTAACTCGGTACTCTGTCGGCTTGCTTCGCCTGGTTGCTGTGCCGAGGCCGCAGATGGCTTGCCGTTCACCAGGGAAGGCTTGCTCTTCTCTGTCTGTTCTGCGGATGTCTGCATTCCCAGCAGGCTTATTAAAGACAAGCTCACTAAAAGCGCTCCGAGCAGCAGAGCGATGAAGCGATTTTGCCTAAACATTGAAATATCCATGTTCTTCCTCCTATAAGTCGGCACATTCCCTCTCTATGTAACCAGAAATTCAGGAGTTGAAAACACCCATTCTCGCAAAAATAAAAAGTTTGAGCGCGCTTCCTCCTGAGAGATCAGCCTGAAAAAGCAGCTCGTTCCTGAACTTCGTACATAGGGCTGGCACCCATCACGGTCCGATACAGCACCAGAGCGTCCGCCGTGAAGCGAACACGCTCTGGTCCCTGCTCCAGGCAGGGGATGGGAATGCGGCCGTCTATAAATTTTCTGGCAGCGGTAATATGAGGCCGGTAAGGGCGTTCCTCCGGCTTTAAGCCGAGGGCTGCCATACTGGCGGTCACACGCTGCTGCAAAACCTGCAGCTCCTTCAGATCTCCGTCCACGCCTGTCCACATGACTCGCGGCGAAGCAGCCAGCCCGAACACCCCGCCCTTCCCGAGCGTGAGTGAAAAAGGCTTCTGTATCACTGCAACGCTGGACAGGCTAGACACCACGGAGGCCGTCATCTCCGGATCCAGATCTCCAAGAAACTGAAGAGTAATATGATAATCCTGCGGGTGCACCCATTTGCGGAAGGACAGATGCTCCTTCAGCTCCTGAGTCCATTGAAGCATAGCGCCGGCTGCTTCCCGGGGCAGCGGCAGGGCGACAAACAAACGCATGACCGAGCTTCGGTCGGCTGCATTCATGCCATAACCTTCTTTCCTTTGTGGTTTGATTGCACCCTTAGAGGATGTGCATTTCCCGCACTAAGTTCTACATGATACCATAAAATCTGAAAAAGGGAATGCAAAAAACTCCCAGCACGCCTGAAACGGCGCCTGTTCAGCCTCTTCAGCTGCGTATATTTCATCAGCTTTGAATCCTGTTGTCAAGTCAGTGAGGCAGGGTTATGGTCATCCTCCATCCCCTTCATGTAAGCGCTATACTCCTTGCCAGATCACGATTTTAAGGGGTGCACCTGTTCCCCTATAGCAGACCCGGTCACTGATGCCGGATGTTTCCCGACATGCATCACTGGTTTAATTCTGATAAAATATTGAACGACCTGGTACTTTTTTCATTCATCTGAAGGAGGAGACCCCATTCATGCCGAAAATTGTTGCATTACACAAGCTTTCCCAGGAAGAACAGAACCGGATCACCGAGGCAGCGCAAGGCTATGAGCTCGTTGTCGGGAAGTATAAGGAGCTTCCATCCGGAACGGTATCCTCTGCGGATATTGTGCTGGGCTGGACCAAGGATGCTCAGGAGGAAGCCTTGCAGGAGAACAGCCGCGTTCGCTGGATCCAGGTTTGGTCCGCCGGTGTCGATAAGCTTCCGTTACAGGACTTCAAAGCCCGGGGCATCCAGCTTACGAATGCCAGTGGTGTGCACAGTATTCCGATTACCGAGCATATTTTCTCGCTGATGCTGGCCTTCAACCGGAATCTTCACCGCGCGATTGAAGGACAAAGCAGCCATCAATGGATCAAAGGCGGAGATTTTCGCGAGCTGTCCGGCAAAACCGCTGTCATCATCGGTGTCGGTCACATCGGAAGTGCTGCGGCGAAGGCAGCGCAAGCCTTTGGAATGAGAACGATTGGCGTCCGCCGCTCTGGCAAGCCTGACCCTTATATTGATGACATGATGACCACAGACAAGCTGAATGATGCCCTTGCGCAAGGAGATTACTGCATTAACATTTTGCCGCTCACGGACGAAACGAAGGGTTTGTTCAATAAAGACCGATTTGCTGCCATGAAGAAAGGAGCTTTCTTCGTCAACGTGGGCCGCGGACCTAGTGTAGTTACCTCCGCCCTTGTCGAGGCGCTGCAATCCGGACATCTGGCCGGCGCCGGACTGGATGTGTTCGAGGAGGAGCCGCTTCCAGCGGACCACCCGCTGTGGGATATGCAGCAGGTCATTATGACCCCGCATACGGCCGGTGATACGGTTCATTATAACGAACGGATTATGGATATATTTATAGACAATCTGAAGGCTTATGCAGATGAAAAGCCCTTGCCGCGCAACGTCATTGATTATGAGCGGGCGTACTAAGAGCTGTCAGCAGCTTCAATATAGATAGCAATATCCCGGCAGTGTGACTGTCGGGATTTGCTATGATTACATACTCTGGCACAGCCATATATCCCGCGTAAAGGTACCCTTGCGCGTCTGTACATGTCTCAGCACGGTCCAGCCGGCGTCTGCAAGGAGCGTCTCCAGCGGCTCGGTCGCTACGATTACGACCCGGCCCGTCAGGCGGCGCAGCGACCTGAGCATCTGTATTTTCTCTTCCTCCGGAAGCACTGAGCAGACGTTGTACGGCAGATCCAGCACAGCTGCATCATAGCGGCCGCTGCGGTCATTCATATCCTGAATTCGTACACAGTCCTCGCCATACCCGTAATGCCTCAGATTGACTCTCGCACCCTGCACAGCAAGCGGATTTAAGTCGCCGCCTTCTGCTCTGAGCCCCATTGAGAGCGCCTCAATGAGCACATTGCCCATGCCGCAGCAGGGGTCAAGGAACGTCGTTCCCTCCAGCCGGGGTGCTGCAATATTGACGAGTGCCCGCGCGGTCCGCGAGCTGAGGCCTGTCGAATAATTGTGCGGCTTGGAGGTATGCTCCAGCCACTGCCGCGGAGGCAGGTGCAGCTCACCGAGCAGCCATTTCCCTCCCGTGGCGGCCAGGCCGAAGGTGACATCCGGCGACTTCATTCGGGCCTGTCCCTGAATACAAGCGCCGATGCTCCTTTCCCGTGTTCGCTGCTCTTCATAGCTGCAGGCATCGCTTTCTTTCAGGTAGACGACCTTGAAGGTCATCTCCTCCGGCAGAGAGAGGCTAGCTGCCTGAAGCGCCAGCTCCTCGACCGTTGAAGCGGCAAACCAGACATCCAGCCGCGCTGTCAGAAACGGACTCCGGTCCGGGTTTACAGCTCTTTCACTGAATAGCAGGCCCCGGCTGGACGGTGCAGGCGATGATTTCAGCGTAACAGGAAAAGATCCTAGCAGCTCTGACAGCTCCAGCGCGCACAACGCCTGCTCGGATTCATGGGCAGCATAGGTGTAAAGATATGCATCCATCATGCTCATCCCTGCCGCATCACCTGAGACAGCAGGCGGTAAGAGCTCAGGCGCTGTTCATAGCTGCCCAGCGGCGGCGTAAAGATCATAAATTCACTGCAGCCGTAGTACTCTGCCATCAGCAGCAGCCGTGAATGTACCTTGTCCGGCGTGCCCGTAATGACCCGCCGCTCTTTCTCTCCTTCTTCCATAGGAAATCCGGGCATTACGGCCTGCTCCGCCAAGGCCTCGGCTTCCCCCGGTACCGCGGCACAAATCACACTCACAGCAACCATAGCTGCCGGTGACGGCTGCAGCGGCGATACTGTGAAGCTCTCCCGGTATTGTGCCAATATTTCTTTGCCGTCCTTCTCACTCATAAACTGACCGAACACATAACCTGTCCCGTGCTCAGCCGCCAGGGCAGCACTCTTGGTGTTCGTACCCAGCATCCAGAGTGCCGGCTGGATCTTGGGCACCGGCTTAGCGGTTACTGCAGCTCCCTCATACGTATAAGCATCCTGAAGCAGATCGCTCAGCGCCTTCACCCGATCACGCATCTCTGCCACATGCGAGAGGTAATTGCCGCTCAGTGCCATCGAAGCATGGGCGGAGCCTCCGGGAGCTCGCCCGATGCCCAGATCTACCCGATCCGGGAACAGCGCTGCCAGCATGCGGAAATTCTCCGCTACCTTGAGCGGACTGTAATGCGGGAGCAGCACCGCTCCTGATCCCAGGCGAATCTGCTTCGTAGCCGCGCCAATTCGCGCCAGCAGCACCTCCGGCGAAGCGCAGGACAGCTGGTCCATATCATGATGCTCTGCCGCCCAGTAACGATGATATCCCCAGTGCTCCGCCTCCTGTGCAAGTGTTACAGCCTGCTGCAAGGCTTCTTCAAAGCTTGATTCCCCGGTGTGCGGAACGAGATCAAGCACGCTTAACGACAGCTGTTGCATGTGAACCCCCTCCTGATGACGTTCTCTTGCCGTTCATTAATCCAGGTCATAGATAGAGCCGACCTTTAATCCAAACAGCTCGTTATAGATTTTCTCTGCGAAGGCGTCCGTCATGCCTGCAATATAATCAATGACCATATGCTCCCAGGTCCAGATCGGCTGTGACCGCTTCTGATCCTCTTCATAGCGCTGGAGCCAGTCCGAGGGAATAATGGCTTTGGACGATTCCGGATCGAGAAACGCGCCCCATAGGCGCCGGATAATCCACTCGCTGCGCTTTTGCAGCCGCTGGACGCGAAGATCGCGGATCATTGTCACCCAGGCGAAGCTTTTGAGCACACTGACCGTTCTCAGCATATCCTCGTCCTCCGCGCCCTCCTTCACGAACGTCACCTTTTTCCAATCTCCATCCGGAATGACGCCCAGGCTCCCGACAAACAGGCTGACCCAATACGCCTTCACCTCGCGCCGGGTGCGGGAATAATCATGCTGACACAGGGGCAGCTTCTCATTCCAG is part of the Paenibacillus algicola genome and harbors:
- a CDS encoding cell wall hydrolase, yielding MDISMFRQNRFIALLLGALLVSLSLISLLGMQTSAEQTEKSKPSLVNGKPSAASAQQPGEASRQSTELTSNTAIQAVKPNAAPIQHSSPNENQPFQLPAFHYSSQLQGWKPEPDKALSIPEPRQQESESDKEEAQAKEKATASQHSKSTAKPVDESTEDSAPKAQAKPKNTEGTHAVNAKANSLHPPTTLFFTRTKTLTQNEKQHATWEYALSAEELLLLQKIVMAEAEGEPYEGKVAVANVVLNRLRSANFPDTIRNVIYQKHQFSPVANGRMDRVKPSEETIKAVHAALHGEKAVSDDTYFFLSLTLAQDLTVHHSRTFAKKIGNHSFYK
- the thpR gene encoding RNA 2',3'-cyclic phosphodiesterase: MNAADRSSVMRLFVALPLPREAAGAMLQWTQELKEHLSFRKWVHPQDYHITLQFLGDLDPEMTASVVSSLSSVAVIQKPFSLTLGKGGVFGLAASPRVMWTGVDGDLKELQVLQQRVTASMAALGLKPEERPYRPHITAARKFIDGRIPIPCLEQGPERVRFTADALVLYRTVMGASPMYEVQERAAFSG
- a CDS encoding D-2-hydroxyacid dehydrogenase, whose amino-acid sequence is MPKIVALHKLSQEEQNRITEAAQGYELVVGKYKELPSGTVSSADIVLGWTKDAQEEALQENSRVRWIQVWSAGVDKLPLQDFKARGIQLTNASGVHSIPITEHIFSLMLAFNRNLHRAIEGQSSHQWIKGGDFRELSGKTAVIIGVGHIGSAAAKAAQAFGMRTIGVRRSGKPDPYIDDMMTTDKLNDALAQGDYCINILPLTDETKGLFNKDRFAAMKKGAFFVNVGRGPSVVTSALVEALQSGHLAGAGLDVFEEEPLPADHPLWDMQQVIMTPHTAGDTVHYNERIMDIFIDNLKAYADEKPLPRNVIDYERAY
- a CDS encoding TRM11 family SAM-dependent methyltransferase is translated as MMDAYLYTYAAHESEQALCALELSELLGSFPVTLKSSPAPSSRGLLFSERAVNPDRSPFLTARLDVWFAASTVEELALQAASLSLPEEMTFKVVYLKESDACSYEEQRTRERSIGACIQGQARMKSPDVTFGLAATGGKWLLGELHLPPRQWLEHTSKPHNYSTGLSSRTARALVNIAAPRLEGTTFLDPCCGMGNVLIEALSMGLRAEGGDLNPLAVQGARVNLRHYGYGEDCVRIQDMNDRSGRYDAAVLDLPYNVCSVLPEEEKIQMLRSLRRLTGRVVIVATEPLETLLADAGWTVLRHVQTRKGTFTRDIWLCQSM
- a CDS encoding MsnO8 family LLM class oxidoreductase, with the protein product MQQLSLSVLDLVPHTGESSFEEALQQAVTLAQEAEHWGYHRYWAAEHHDMDQLSCASPEVLLARIGAATKQIRLGSGAVLLPHYSPLKVAENFRMLAALFPDRVDLGIGRAPGGSAHASMALSGNYLSHVAEMRDRVKALSDLLQDAYTYEGAAVTAKPVPKIQPALWMLGTNTKSAALAAEHGTGYVFGQFMSEKDGKEILAQYRESFTVSPLQPSPAAMVAVSVICAAVPGEAEALAEQAVMPGFPMEEGEKERRVITGTPDKVHSRLLLMAEYYGCSEFMIFTPPLGSYEQRLSSYRLLSQVMRQG